A region from the Aegilops tauschii subsp. strangulata cultivar AL8/78 chromosome 5, Aet v6.0, whole genome shotgun sequence genome encodes:
- the LOC109783155 gene encoding uncharacterized protein, which translates to MSAPGISVADDIQIMDGVLLHRYLKQTAHSADMMLVPMVAKKQDIWIQSFQRYVLQVWCRIYSLLQMQDAACAACVSRSFLGYWRCYPNLTFTNETMCPKENLKTAGSNVIRDYNNQIDRVLTNRSSADAVAKLKLDYHVPPDGAESYHCLDSWLQMAVTPRTKELELLVWSKEASFDFPCILLSDMCGGSIQKLLLFKCALRPTSQLGLRSLRTLHLRDVRVTGEELGCLLSSSIALEHLKLVYCDDIVRLEIPCLLQRLSFLEVAGCMNLQVIENKAPNLSKFYLGAGERVQVSFGESKVKKVELVQSRAISYATDNLPSRVPNLETLTICSTCEIVNSPMASGKFLHLKFLSILLMSGSNFDKDYDYLSLVPVFQASPSLETFRLFVWEHSMYHWFEGDPASLRRLPQHCHGNLKSVKIIGFFPQKSMIELACHLLENATSLESLTVDASPANYRCSGKGRK; encoded by the exons ATGTCCGCACCGGGGATCTCAGTAGCTGATGATATCCAG ATT ATGGATGGAGTGCTGCTTCATCGGTATCTAAAGCAGACAGCCCACTCTGCCGACATGATGTTAGTTCCCATGGTGGCAAAGAAGCAAGATATCTGGATCCAGTCCTTCCAGAGGTATGTTCTG CAAGTTTGGTGTCGTATATATTCATTACTACAGATGCAAGACGCTGCCTGTGCCGCCTGTGTTTCTCGCTCCTTCCTAGGCTACTGGAGATGCTACCCCAATCTCACCTTCACCAATGAAACAATGTGCCCTAAAGAAAATCTAAAGACAGCGGGATCAAATGTTATAAGAGACTACAACAACCAAATCGACCGTGTTCTGACGAACCGCTCGAGCGCTGATGCTGTGGCGAAACTCAAGCTTGACTACCATGTTCCTCCTGATGGCGCTGAATCGTATCATTGTCTTGATAGCTGGCTCCAGATGGCTGTTACGCCGAGGACCAAAGAACTCGAGCTTCTAGTATGGTCGAAAGAGGCGAGCTTTGATTTCCCATGCATACTACTATCTGACATGTGTGGGGGCTCGATTCAGAAGCTTTTGCTTTTCAAATGCGCCTTGCGTCCCACATCTCAACTTGGTTTGAGAAGCCTCAGAACACTGCATCTGCGTGATGTGCGTGTCACAGGGGAGGAATTAGGGTGCCTTCTGTCCAGTTCCATTGCTTTGGAGCACCTGAAGCTTGTATACTGCGATGATATAGTTCGCCTGGAGATACCTTGCCTGTTGCAGAGGCTTAGCTTCCTGGAGGTGGCTGGATGCATGAATCTTCAAGTGATAGAGAACAAAGCTCCAAATCTCTCCAAATTTTACCTTGGAGCAGGTGAACGGGTGCAAGTCTCATTTGGAGAGTCGAAAGTGAAGAAAGTGGAGTTGGTGCAGAGCCGTGCCATCAGTTATGCTACTGACAACCTTCCTTCACGTGTGCCGAATCTCGAGACTCTTACCATATGTTCTACTTGTGAG ATAGTCAATTCTCCAATGGCATCCGGCAAATTCCTCCACCTCAAGTTCTTGAGTATTCTTCTTATGAGTGGATCTAATTTTGACAAGGACTACGATTATTTATCGTTGGTTCCTGTTTTCCAAGCATCTCCTTCCCTGGAGACGTTTCGCTTGTTT GTATGGGAACACTCCATGTATCACTGGTTTGAGGGAGATCCTGCCTCTCTTAGGCGACTGCCACAACACTGCCATGGGAACCTCAAGAGTGTGAAGATCATTGGTTTCTTCCCCCAAAAGAGCATGATTGAGCTGGCATGCCATCTTCTCGAGAATGCAACATCACTTGAGTCCCTTACAGTGGATGCTAGTCCTGCTAATTACCGGTGTTCTGGCAAGGGCAGGAAATGA